A single region of the Plantactinospora soyae genome encodes:
- a CDS encoding ABC transporter ATP-binding protein, translating to MSSPPPDGGPVLAVSDLSVRIAGLHILQGVSFTVAPSGVTVLLGRNGVGKTTTLRAILGLTPRGGEVRGTVRMGTRTLGGEPTHRLVRGGLGYVPEDRCVFAGLTVSENLRLAERRSGTPAYDRVFELFPELKRRGRQRAGSLSGGQQQMLAIGRVLLNDNRLLLVDEPTKGLAPKVVTEVAEVLERVAVAVPVLLVEQNLAVVRRLARDAVVLAAGRVAWTGDANQLLREPELTRALLGVGVAAGAHAGVAAEAHVGTDPEVAAQ from the coding sequence ATGAGTAGTCCTCCGCCCGACGGCGGGCCCGTCCTCGCGGTGTCGGACCTGTCGGTACGGATCGCCGGCCTGCACATCCTCCAGGGAGTCTCCTTCACGGTGGCGCCCAGCGGCGTGACCGTGCTGCTCGGGCGCAACGGGGTCGGCAAGACCACCACGCTGCGGGCGATCCTCGGCCTCACCCCGCGCGGCGGCGAGGTACGCGGCACGGTACGGATGGGCACCCGGACACTGGGCGGCGAGCCGACCCACCGCCTGGTCCGGGGCGGACTGGGCTACGTGCCGGAGGACCGCTGCGTCTTCGCCGGCCTGACCGTGAGCGAGAACCTGCGGCTGGCCGAGCGGCGTTCCGGCACCCCGGCGTACGACCGGGTCTTCGAACTCTTTCCGGAGCTGAAGCGCCGCGGCCGGCAGCGGGCCGGTTCGCTCTCCGGGGGGCAGCAACAGATGCTGGCGATCGGCCGGGTACTGCTCAACGACAACCGGCTGCTGCTCGTCGACGAGCCGACCAAGGGGCTCGCGCCGAAGGTCGTCACCGAGGTGGCCGAGGTACTGGAACGGGTTGCGGTGGCCGTACCGGTGCTGCTGGTCGAGCAGAACCTGGCGGTGGTACGCCGGCTGGCCCGGGACGCGGTGGTACTCGCCGCCGGGCGGGTCGCCTGGACCGGTGACGCGAACCAGCTGCTGCGGGAGCCGGAGTTGACCAGAGCCCTGCTCGGCGTCGGAGTGGCCGCCGGAGCACATGCCGGAGTGGCCGCCGAGGCGCATGTCGGAACCGATCCGGAGGTGGCCGCGCAGTGA
- a CDS encoding ABC transporter ATP-binding protein, with the protein MLATRDLTWRIGEVAIVDGVGLDLAPGEFLGVIGPNGAGKTSLFNLVSGLRRPTAGQVLLNGTDISALPPYKRARLGLGRTFQASSVFGSLSVRENVRLAVQAHRGGSMRLWRRAAADREVVAAADAALDRVGLTDRSAALAGTLAHGEKRKLEIALLLAGEPTVMLLDEPMAGVSAEDVPELVAVIRSLTGDSGRSVLMVEHHMDVILGLADRIAVMHHGALLACDVPATVMANPVVQEAYLGESL; encoded by the coding sequence GTGCTCGCCACCCGCGATCTGACCTGGCGGATCGGCGAGGTCGCCATTGTGGATGGTGTCGGACTGGACCTGGCACCCGGGGAGTTCCTCGGGGTGATCGGGCCGAACGGCGCCGGCAAGACCTCGCTGTTCAACCTGGTGTCCGGCCTGCGCCGGCCCACCGCCGGCCAGGTGCTGCTCAACGGTACGGACATCAGCGCCCTGCCCCCGTACAAGCGGGCCCGGCTGGGGTTGGGGCGGACGTTCCAGGCCTCCTCGGTCTTCGGCTCGCTGAGCGTGCGGGAGAACGTCCGGCTGGCCGTACAGGCGCATCGCGGTGGCTCGATGAGGCTGTGGCGGCGGGCGGCGGCCGACCGGGAGGTGGTCGCCGCCGCCGACGCGGCGCTGGACCGGGTCGGCCTGACCGACCGGTCGGCGGCGCTGGCCGGCACGCTCGCGCACGGCGAGAAGCGGAAACTGGAGATCGCGCTGCTGCTCGCGGGCGAGCCGACCGTGATGCTGCTCGACGAGCCGATGGCCGGGGTGAGTGCCGAGGACGTACCGGAACTGGTCGCGGTCATCCGATCGTTGACCGGCGACAGTGGTCGGTCGGTACTTATGGTGGAGCACCACATGGACGTGATCCTCGGGCTCGCCGACCGGATCGCGGTGATGCACCACGGTGCCCTGCTGGCCTGCGATGTTCCGGCGACGGTGATGGCCAACCCGGTGGTGCAGGAGGCGTACCTAGGTGAATCGCTATGA
- a CDS encoding substrate-binding domain-containing protein yields the protein MTVRTTRRLFVTATTLLAAALAATACGSPQETASGGGDSAAPVKVGLVYSQSGALASYGKQYIEGFKAGLAYATNGSNKIGDRTVEVTEVDDAGDPAKAVSAAKDLIGKGYKILAGSTASGVALQVAPIAAQNKVLFISGPAATDGATGVNKYTFRSGRQSFQDVLTAKSFIGDATGKKVVVFAQDSAFGKSNEAAVKAVIGGAGATVSSVLAPASATDFTPFASQLTAAKPDLLFVAWAGTTAPAMWQTLDQQGVLSATTVVTGLDIRASWPTFGAAGTKISFLSHFFDGAADNPAAQAAKTAVPGGVLDLFHPDGFAAAQMIVRAVQEGGDDVDKMVSGLEGWSFDGVKGKMTVRAEDHALLQPMFQAKLTGTGEAMKAEPQKVLTSDETAPPAVPMKG from the coding sequence ATGACGGTCCGGACGACGCGGCGGCTGTTTGTCACCGCCACTACGCTGCTGGCCGCGGCGCTCGCCGCGACGGCCTGCGGCAGCCCACAGGAAACCGCGAGCGGGGGCGGCGACAGTGCCGCCCCGGTCAAGGTCGGTCTGGTCTACTCCCAGTCGGGGGCGCTGGCCAGCTACGGCAAGCAGTACATCGAAGGCTTCAAGGCCGGCCTGGCGTACGCGACCAACGGCAGCAACAAGATCGGCGACCGTACGGTCGAGGTGACCGAGGTCGACGACGCGGGCGACCCGGCGAAGGCGGTCTCGGCGGCGAAGGACCTGATCGGCAAGGGCTACAAGATCCTGGCCGGCTCGACCGCGTCGGGCGTCGCCCTCCAGGTCGCGCCGATCGCCGCGCAGAACAAGGTCCTCTTCATCTCCGGACCGGCCGCGACCGACGGCGCGACCGGGGTCAACAAGTACACCTTCCGGTCCGGCCGGCAGTCGTTCCAGGACGTGCTGACGGCGAAGTCGTTCATCGGGGACGCCACCGGCAAGAAGGTCGTGGTGTTCGCCCAGGACAGCGCCTTCGGCAAGAGCAACGAGGCCGCCGTCAAGGCCGTCATCGGCGGTGCCGGCGCCACGGTGAGCAGCGTGCTCGCCCCGGCCAGCGCCACCGACTTCACCCCGTTCGCCAGCCAGCTGACGGCGGCCAAGCCGGACCTGCTCTTCGTGGCCTGGGCCGGCACCACCGCCCCGGCGATGTGGCAGACCCTCGACCAGCAGGGCGTGCTCAGCGCCACCACCGTGGTCACCGGGCTGGACATCCGGGCCTCCTGGCCGACCTTCGGGGCGGCCGGGACCAAGATCTCCTTCCTCTCGCACTTCTTCGACGGCGCCGCCGACAACCCGGCCGCGCAGGCGGCCAAGACGGCGGTTCCGGGTGGCGTGCTGGACCTGTTCCACCCGGACGGGTTCGCCGCCGCGCAGATGATCGTCCGGGCGGTGCAGGAGGGCGGCGACGACGTCGACAAGATGGTCAGCGGCCTGGAGGGCTGGAGCTTCGACGGGGTGAAGGGCAAGATGACGGTCCGCGCCGAGGACCACGCCCTGCTCCAGCCGATGTTCCAGGCGAAGCTCACCGGCACCGGCGAGGCGATGAAGGCGGAGCCGCAGAAGGTGCTGACCTCGGACGAGACGGCGCCGCCGGCCGTACCGATGAAGGGCTGA
- a CDS encoding serine/threonine-protein kinase: protein MTGWGSWGGSANIHGTELVGERYRLVEELGEGGMSVVWRGHDEVLGRPVAVKMLTPRLANDQTFRHGLRVEARAAARLSHPHITGVYDYGESVRFGRTVPYVVMELVDGESLANRLDREGTLPWRDAVVVTAQVAAALATAHARGVVHRDITPGNVMLTEMGAKVVDFGISALVGERDGDADGELYGTPAYLAPERLTQGEVCPATDVYALGLLLYRMLTGRLPWRAATRTQMLRAHLHLDPAPMPPVPGLPSEVVTLAARSLAKVPADRPGSAELARTLSRVAGVAVPLAGPGRPESGQPGQPGQPGPAVPMVDAGTAILSRTTATGALALPGPRRRRFPAWAGTPLRTAAVGVGLLAATGAVWMGTRDAAAPAGGDAGATNLAAGGAAACGVDYALRTDAGWTFEAEVTVTNLGFRPIRDWTLSFAFPGDQVLRAAPSPGSRQDGRNVLLQPVANGPDAVLPVGGVARFDLVGTYAGSNPLPVAFRLGDTTCSVQVSGVAGESGGVAAGAVGVQPPVSSPTADHPEGNAGPKKEGPGGGPGPDGQGPGGPGPKEPKEPKEPKGKGPKHG from the coding sequence ATGACCGGGTGGGGCAGCTGGGGTGGATCGGCGAACATCCACGGAACCGAATTGGTCGGTGAACGGTACCGGCTGGTCGAGGAACTCGGTGAGGGTGGCATGTCGGTGGTCTGGCGTGGCCACGACGAGGTGCTCGGCCGGCCGGTGGCGGTCAAGATGCTCACCCCGCGACTGGCGAACGACCAGACCTTCCGGCACGGGCTCCGGGTCGAGGCCCGGGCCGCCGCCCGGCTCTCCCACCCGCACATCACCGGGGTGTACGACTACGGCGAGTCGGTGCGGTTCGGCCGGACCGTCCCGTACGTGGTGATGGAACTGGTCGACGGGGAGTCGCTGGCGAACCGGCTCGACCGGGAGGGGACCCTGCCCTGGCGGGACGCCGTGGTGGTCACCGCGCAGGTCGCCGCCGCCCTGGCCACCGCGCACGCCCGGGGAGTGGTGCACCGGGACATCACCCCGGGCAACGTCATGCTCACCGAAATGGGTGCCAAGGTCGTCGACTTCGGGATCTCGGCGCTGGTCGGCGAGCGGGACGGCGACGCCGACGGCGAGTTGTACGGCACGCCCGCGTACCTGGCTCCGGAACGACTGACCCAGGGAGAGGTCTGCCCCGCCACCGACGTGTACGCGCTCGGCCTGCTGCTGTACCGGATGCTGACCGGGCGACTGCCCTGGCGGGCGGCGACCCGTACCCAGATGCTGCGGGCCCATCTGCACCTCGATCCGGCACCGATGCCGCCGGTGCCCGGACTGCCGTCCGAGGTGGTCACGCTGGCCGCCCGAAGCCTGGCGAAGGTACCGGCAGACCGACCGGGCAGCGCCGAGCTGGCCCGTACCCTGTCCCGGGTCGCCGGGGTGGCGGTGCCGCTGGCCGGTCCGGGACGCCCCGAGTCCGGGCAGCCTGGGCAGCCTGGGCAGCCGGGACCGGCGGTGCCGATGGTCGACGCGGGTACCGCGATCCTGTCCCGGACGACGGCGACCGGCGCGCTTGCGCTGCCGGGGCCGCGCCGTCGCCGGTTTCCGGCCTGGGCCGGCACTCCGCTGCGGACCGCCGCCGTCGGGGTCGGCCTGCTCGCGGCGACCGGAGCGGTCTGGATGGGTACCCGCGACGCCGCCGCGCCGGCCGGCGGTGACGCCGGGGCGACGAACCTGGCGGCGGGCGGCGCGGCGGCCTGCGGCGTGGACTACGCACTGCGGACCGACGCCGGCTGGACCTTCGAGGCCGAGGTCACGGTGACCAACCTCGGCTTCCGGCCGATCCGCGACTGGACCCTGAGTTTCGCCTTTCCCGGTGATCAGGTGTTGCGGGCCGCGCCGTCGCCCGGTTCCCGGCAGGACGGCCGGAACGTGCTGCTCCAGCCGGTCGCGAACGGCCCGGACGCGGTCCTGCCGGTCGGCGGTGTCGCCCGGTTCGACCTGGTCGGCACGTACGCCGGCAGCAACCCGCTGCCGGTCGCGTTCCGGCTCGGCGACACCACCTGTTCCGTCCAGGTCTCCGGGGTGGCGGGGGAGAGCGGTGGCGTGGCCGCAGGGGCGGTCGGGGTGCAACCGCCGGTCTCGTCGCCGACGGCCGACCACCCGGAGGGGAACGCCGGACCGAAGAAGGAGGGTCCGGGCGGGGGTCCGGGTCCGGATGGGCAAGGTCCGGGCGGGCCGGGTCCGAAGGAGCCGAAGGAGCCGAAGGAGCCGAAGGGCAAGGGCCCGAAGCACGGCTGA
- a CDS encoding fused MFS/spermidine synthase — protein sequence MDTSPPEVVGVGTLPDEPAEAQRHALPPGLAAALVFLASGAVLVLETASLRLVGPYVGVTLQVTSSVIGVALAAIAYGAWIGGWLADRRDPRPLLAPALVLASICTALTLPIVRYAGEVLRGGAAVGILLLTAMAIFLPAALLAAVTPLVVKLQLSDLRRTGQVVGRLSSIGTLGAITATLGTGFVLVAAMPSTAIIIGLAVLLGVTGLALAVYLRRQAGSTLPRPSRATAALAVLGLAGASFSAVAPNPCDIETAYHCASVEPDPDNSTGRLLVLNSAWHSYVDLADPTHLEFEYTKWIGAVADVMSPAGVPLAAVHVGGGGFTMPRYLTATRPGTRNEVYEIDGGLVELGQRELDVRPGPELRARVGDARMLIGERPDHSADLVVGDAFGHLVVPWHLSTREMAAEVRRVIRPGGMYAQNVIDYPPLRFIRAEVATVAAEFPHVALIAPPSALAGSQGANFVIVASDAALPLEALRQRLVTSADGPVTLLAGPGLDEFVDDAMVLTDEYAPVDQLLATS from the coding sequence ATGGACACTTCACCACCTGAGGTAGTCGGCGTGGGCACACTGCCGGACGAGCCGGCCGAGGCCCAGCGACACGCCCTGCCGCCGGGTCTGGCCGCCGCGCTGGTCTTCCTGGCCAGCGGGGCCGTACTCGTCCTGGAGACGGCGTCACTGCGGCTCGTCGGCCCGTACGTCGGAGTGACCCTCCAGGTCACCAGCTCGGTGATCGGAGTGGCGCTCGCCGCGATCGCGTACGGCGCCTGGATCGGCGGGTGGCTCGCCGACCGCCGCGACCCGCGTCCGCTGCTCGCCCCCGCGCTGGTACTCGCCAGCATCTGCACCGCGCTGACCCTGCCGATCGTCCGGTACGCCGGTGAGGTGCTGCGCGGCGGCGCCGCGGTCGGGATCCTGCTGCTGACCGCGATGGCGATCTTCCTTCCGGCGGCACTGCTCGCCGCGGTCACCCCGCTGGTGGTCAAGTTGCAACTGAGCGACCTGCGCCGGACCGGACAGGTGGTGGGCCGGCTGTCCAGCATCGGCACCCTCGGCGCGATCACCGCGACCCTGGGCACCGGCTTCGTGCTCGTCGCCGCCATGCCGAGCACCGCGATCATCATCGGGCTCGCGGTCCTGCTCGGGGTGACCGGTCTGGCGCTCGCTGTCTATCTGCGCAGGCAGGCCGGCAGCACGCTGCCCCGGCCGTCCCGGGCCACCGCCGCGCTGGCGGTGCTGGGCCTGGCCGGCGCCTCTTTCTCGGCCGTCGCGCCCAACCCGTGCGACATCGAGACCGCCTACCACTGCGCCTCGGTCGAGCCGGACCCGGACAACTCCACCGGGCGGCTTCTGGTGCTCAACTCGGCCTGGCACTCCTACGTCGACCTGGCCGACCCGACCCACCTCGAATTCGAGTACACGAAGTGGATCGGCGCGGTCGCGGACGTGATGAGTCCGGCCGGCGTGCCGCTGGCCGCCGTACACGTCGGGGGTGGTGGTTTCACCATGCCCCGCTACCTGACCGCGACCCGGCCCGGTACCCGCAACGAGGTCTACGAGATCGACGGCGGGCTGGTCGAGCTGGGCCAGCGCGAGTTGGACGTACGCCCGGGTCCAGAACTTCGGGCCAGGGTCGGCGACGCCCGGATGCTGATCGGCGAGCGGCCCGACCACAGCGCGGACCTGGTGGTGGGGGACGCCTTCGGCCACCTGGTGGTGCCCTGGCACCTGTCCACCCGGGAAATGGCCGCCGAGGTCCGCCGGGTGATCCGCCCCGGCGGGATGTACGCGCAGAACGTGATCGACTATCCGCCGCTGCGTTTCATCCGGGCCGAGGTCGCGACCGTGGCGGCCGAGTTCCCGCACGTCGCCCTGATCGCGCCGCCGAGTGCGCTGGCCGGCTCCCAGGGGGCGAACTTCGTCATCGTCGCCTCCGACGCGGCGCTGCCGCTGGAGGCGCTGCGGCAGCGGCTCGTGACCTCGGCCGACGGCCCCGTCACCCTGCTCGCCGGTCCCGGACTCGACGAGTTCGTCGACGACGCGATGGTGCTCACCGACGAGTACGCCCCGGTCGACCAGCTGCTCGCCACCTCCTGA
- a CDS encoding coiled-coil domain-containing protein encodes MTAIVRLRGPRRFAALLVAAAVLAVTPPVLVGTTAGPASAAPSSPGDEGGTKKLRDALEAASKGHIEATAKLTSSKKRQSQLGTQLKQVETRIATLSTEVGVIAAETYRRGRLTPISALLNSASPQSFVERAAGLEMMAQRDDSQLRELADSLDQATRAKDAIDAEVKEQQRQVEVIARKKKDAERALAAVGGNPTGSLISANSPLAKAAPRNSDGSWPKESCTINDPTTNGCITPRTLHALNQAKAAKYTRHTSCHRDGGGGEHPKGRACDFSAAAGGFANRDATGGDRSYGDAVTAFYVKNASRLGVLYVIWYRKIWMPGTGWRAYNGGGDPASDHTNHVHLSML; translated from the coding sequence ATGACGGCCATCGTTCGGCTGCGTGGTCCGCGCCGGTTCGCGGCACTGCTCGTCGCTGCCGCGGTCCTCGCCGTGACACCACCGGTCCTGGTCGGGACCACCGCCGGTCCGGCGTCAGCCGCGCCCAGCTCGCCGGGCGACGAGGGCGGGACCAAGAAGCTCCGGGACGCCCTCGAAGCAGCCTCGAAGGGGCACATCGAGGCCACCGCCAAGCTCACCAGTTCCAAGAAGCGGCAGAGCCAGCTCGGCACGCAGCTCAAGCAGGTCGAGACCCGGATCGCGACGCTCAGCACCGAGGTCGGCGTGATCGCCGCCGAGACGTACCGCCGGGGGCGGCTCACCCCGATCTCGGCGTTGCTGAACAGCGCCTCGCCGCAGTCCTTCGTGGAGCGGGCCGCCGGACTCGAGATGATGGCGCAACGCGACGACTCGCAGCTCCGGGAACTCGCCGACTCGCTCGACCAGGCGACCCGGGCCAAGGACGCGATCGACGCCGAGGTCAAGGAACAGCAGCGCCAGGTCGAGGTGATCGCCCGGAAGAAGAAGGACGCCGAGCGGGCCCTCGCGGCCGTCGGCGGCAACCCGACCGGCTCCCTGATCAGCGCCAACTCGCCGCTGGCCAAGGCGGCGCCGCGCAACTCCGACGGGTCTTGGCCCAAGGAGTCCTGCACCATCAACGACCCGACCACCAACGGCTGCATCACTCCGCGCACCCTGCACGCGCTGAACCAGGCCAAGGCGGCCAAGTACACCCGGCACACCTCGTGCCACCGCGACGGTGGCGGCGGCGAACACCCCAAGGGGCGTGCCTGCGACTTCTCGGCCGCGGCCGGAGGCTTCGCGAACCGCGACGCGACCGGCGGCGACCGCTCCTACGGCGACGCCGTCACCGCGTTCTACGTCAAGAACGCGAGTCGGCTGGGCGTGCTCTACGTGATCTGGTACCGGAAGATCTGGATGCCGGGCACCGGTTGGCGGGCGTACAACGGCGGTGGCGATCCCGCGTCCGACCACACGAACCATGTTCATCTCTCGATGTTGTAG
- a CDS encoding inositol monophosphatase family protein has protein sequence MRRTAADAILPMFQRLNDSDVTEKAPGEVVTVADRRAEELLDAGLRRLLPDSEVVGEEGVAADPTVLERLGGSAQVWLVDPLDGTANFAAGRQPFAVMVALRRAGVTELSWILDPIADTLMLAGVGAGAYRDGVAVRSAAESIAVERLRGVVPTRFLPPDLRETILAGAPRIGKILPGQHCAGREYPDIVAGRQHFAIFWRTLPWDHAPGALLVEEAGGVVRRLDGSAYDPADDRAGLLVAANEQIWDAVHTALLSPR, from the coding sequence ATGCGGCGTACTGCTGCGGACGCCATCCTGCCGATGTTCCAGCGGCTGAACGACTCCGACGTGACGGAGAAGGCCCCCGGCGAGGTGGTGACGGTGGCGGACCGGCGCGCCGAGGAACTGCTCGACGCCGGGCTGCGCCGACTTCTTCCCGACTCCGAGGTGGTCGGCGAGGAGGGGGTGGCCGCCGACCCCACGGTGCTCGAACGGCTCGGCGGATCGGCGCAGGTGTGGCTGGTCGACCCGCTGGACGGTACGGCGAACTTCGCGGCCGGACGGCAGCCGTTCGCGGTGATGGTGGCCCTGCGCCGGGCCGGGGTCACCGAGTTGAGCTGGATCCTCGACCCGATCGCGGACACCCTGATGCTGGCCGGGGTCGGTGCCGGGGCGTACCGGGACGGTGTGGCGGTGCGGTCGGCGGCCGAGTCGATCGCGGTGGAGCGGCTGCGGGGTGTGGTGCCGACCCGGTTTCTGCCGCCCGACCTGCGCGAGACGATCCTGGCCGGTGCTCCGCGAATCGGCAAAATATTGCCGGGCCAACACTGTGCGGGTCGGGAATATCCGGACATTGTGGCTGGTCGGCAACACTTCGCGATCTTCTGGCGGACGCTGCCCTGGGACCACGCCCCGGGGGCGCTGCTGGTCGAGGAGGCCGGCGGGGTGGTCCGGCGGCTCGACGGCAGTGCCTACGACCCGGCCGACGACCGGGCCGGCCTGCTGGTCGCGGCCAACGAACAGATCTGGGACGCGGTGCACACCGCCCTCCTGTCGCCTCGCTGA
- a CDS encoding response regulator, whose product MTAPADGRSPIEVLLVEDDPGDVLMTQEAFEEHKLRNRLTVVSDGAEALAYLRQEGEYADAVSPDLILLDLNLPRRDGREVLAEIKRDEHLCRIPVVVLTTSQADEDILRSYQLHANAYVTKPVDFERFISVVRQIDEFFVSVVKLPPRG is encoded by the coding sequence ATGACGGCGCCGGCGGACGGTAGGAGCCCGATCGAGGTGCTGCTGGTCGAGGACGACCCGGGCGACGTGCTCATGACGCAGGAGGCGTTCGAGGAGCACAAGCTGCGTAACCGGCTGACCGTGGTCTCGGACGGCGCCGAGGCGCTGGCCTACCTGCGCCAGGAGGGCGAGTACGCCGACGCGGTGTCGCCGGACCTGATCCTGCTGGACCTCAACCTGCCCCGGCGGGACGGTCGGGAGGTGCTGGCCGAGATCAAGCGGGACGAACACCTCTGCCGCATCCCGGTGGTCGTGCTGACCACCTCGCAGGCCGACGAGGACATCCTGCGGAGCTACCAGTTGCACGCGAACGCGTACGTGACGAAGCCGGTCGACTTCGAGCGCTTCATCTCGGTGGTACGCCAGATCGACGAGTTCTTCGTCAGCGTCGTGAAACTTCCGCCGCGTGGTTGA
- a CDS encoding sensor histidine kinase translates to MRQLKWTLRRRVATLCVVVGVVLGLLAVSAAVVATNNRQHLDTLLTKTGPLRTDGQALLSSLIDQQTGVRGYAVTGNEADLAPYRSGTEREAALIASMDALLDDHPEIRRELNTVRDQARQWREVVAQPAIQATATTGTAAAQAHLTAQGSDRFNALRNEVGTLQQLILDLRNTVADKARRTGNTLVLLLILAAIVVVLAGIALMTSLNRLVIGPVTTLAAQVREVARGDYQRDIEGTGPPELARLADDVDTMRRRIADDLAEVRQARERIEWVNSQLEKQAEELVRSNRDLEQFAYVASHDLQEPLRKVASFCQLLQRRYAGKLDERADQYIAFAVDGAQRMQRLINDLLAFSRIGRLTTGFTEVDLNRVMADVAGQTEPTRRYVDGELTWSDLPVIRGEETLLTNLIANLVGNSLKFRRPDVPPKVHVSARRVGDEWEISCQDNGIGIEAEFADKIFVIFQRLHAKDAYPGTGIGLAIVKKIVEYHGGRVWVDPDAPEGTLIRFTLPVPPEARGPEQPSGATAPEERDDASAEPAPADDTVVERTGGTSGESARPAGDMKETV, encoded by the coding sequence ATGAGGCAACTGAAATGGACGCTGCGGCGTCGGGTGGCGACGCTCTGTGTCGTGGTCGGTGTGGTGCTGGGGCTGCTGGCGGTCAGCGCGGCGGTGGTCGCCACCAACAACCGGCAGCATCTGGACACCCTGCTCACCAAGACCGGCCCGCTGCGCACCGACGGGCAGGCGCTGCTCAGTTCGTTGATCGACCAGCAGACCGGGGTCCGCGGCTACGCGGTGACCGGCAACGAGGCGGACCTGGCGCCGTACCGGTCCGGGACGGAGCGGGAGGCGGCGCTGATCGCCTCGATGGACGCTCTGCTGGATGACCATCCGGAGATCCGCCGGGAGTTGAACACCGTGCGGGACCAGGCCCGGCAGTGGCGGGAGGTGGTGGCCCAGCCGGCCATCCAGGCGACCGCGACGACCGGGACGGCGGCCGCGCAGGCCCACCTCACGGCGCAGGGCAGCGACCGGTTCAACGCGCTGCGCAACGAGGTGGGGACGTTGCAGCAGCTGATCCTCGACCTGCGCAACACGGTCGCCGACAAGGCGAGGCGGACCGGAAACACGCTGGTACTGCTCCTCATCCTGGCCGCGATCGTCGTGGTGCTCGCCGGCATCGCGCTGATGACCTCGCTGAACCGGCTGGTCATCGGTCCGGTGACCACGCTGGCCGCCCAGGTGCGGGAGGTCGCGCGCGGCGACTACCAGCGCGACATCGAGGGGACCGGGCCGCCGGAACTCGCCCGGCTCGCCGATGACGTCGACACGATGCGCCGCCGGATCGCCGACGACCTGGCCGAGGTGCGCCAGGCCCGGGAGCGGATCGAGTGGGTCAACAGCCAGCTGGAGAAGCAGGCCGAGGAGCTGGTCCGGTCGAACCGGGACCTGGAGCAGTTCGCCTACGTCGCCTCGCACGACCTCCAGGAGCCGCTGCGCAAGGTGGCCAGCTTCTGCCAACTGCTGCAACGCCGGTACGCGGGAAAGCTCGACGAGCGCGCGGACCAGTACATCGCGTTCGCCGTGGACGGCGCCCAGCGGATGCAGCGACTGATCAACGACCTGCTCGCCTTCTCCCGGATCGGACGGCTCACCACCGGTTTCACCGAGGTGGACCTGAACCGGGTGATGGCGGACGTCGCGGGACAGACCGAACCCACCCGCCGGTACGTCGACGGCGAGCTGACCTGGTCGGACCTGCCGGTGATCCGGGGCGAGGAGACCCTGCTGACCAACCTGATCGCGAACCTGGTGGGCAACTCGCTCAAGTTCCGCCGGCCGGACGTGCCGCCGAAGGTGCACGTCTCCGCGCGGCGGGTCGGTGACGAGTGGGAGATCAGCTGCCAGGACAACGGCATCGGGATCGAGGCCGAGTTCGCCGACAAGATCTTCGTGATCTTCCAGCGTCTGCACGCCAAGGACGCCTATCCGGGTACCGGCATCGGGCTGGCCATCGTGAAGAAGATCGTCGAGTACCACGGTGGCCGGGTCTGGGTCGATCCCGACGCCCCCGAGGGAACGCTGATCCGGTTCACCCTGCCCGTGCCGCCGGAGGCGCGTGGGCCGGAGCAGCCGTCCGGGGCGACGGCGCCGGAGGAGCGGGACGACGCCTCGGCGGAGCCCGCGCCGGCCGACGATACGGTCGTGGAGCGGACCGGTGGAACCTCGGGTGAGTCGGCCCGGCCGGCCGGCGACATGAAGGAGACTGTGTGA